A region from the Clavibacter sp. A6099 genome encodes:
- the glpX gene encoding class II fructose-bisphosphatase yields the protein MTEENYSNPDRNLGMELVRATEAAAIRSAPFIGKGDKNAADGAAVDAMRKFLGTVAFDGLVVIGEGEKDEAPMLFNGEHVGNGFGPACDIAVDPIDGTSLTAAGRMNALSVIAVSDRGSMFDPSAVFYMDKLVTGPEGRGVVDLDRPIGDNIRALADAKGLAVEDMQVAVLDRPRHADLIAQIRAAGASTRLLLDGDVAGGINAARPDSRIDMCVGIGGTPEGIITACAIKALGGVLLSRLAPKDEAERQRAIDAGHDLDRILDQDDLVTGDNAYFVATGVTDGALVAGVTRHRGMIRTSSIVLRSHSGTIRRVEADHLVSKWYSPAS from the coding sequence ATGACCGAGGAGAACTACTCGAATCCGGATCGCAACCTCGGGATGGAGCTCGTCCGAGCCACCGAGGCCGCCGCCATCCGCTCCGCCCCCTTCATCGGCAAGGGCGACAAGAACGCCGCGGACGGCGCCGCGGTCGACGCGATGCGCAAGTTCCTCGGCACCGTCGCCTTCGACGGCCTCGTCGTCATCGGCGAGGGCGAGAAGGACGAGGCGCCGATGCTCTTCAACGGCGAGCACGTCGGCAACGGATTCGGCCCCGCGTGCGACATCGCGGTGGATCCCATCGACGGCACGAGCCTCACCGCCGCCGGCCGCATGAACGCCCTCTCCGTCATCGCGGTGAGCGACCGCGGCAGCATGTTCGACCCGTCGGCCGTCTTCTACATGGACAAGCTCGTCACCGGACCCGAGGGCCGCGGCGTCGTCGACCTCGACCGCCCCATCGGCGACAACATCCGCGCGCTGGCCGACGCGAAGGGCCTCGCGGTCGAGGACATGCAGGTCGCCGTGCTCGACCGGCCGCGCCACGCCGACCTCATCGCGCAGATCCGCGCGGCCGGCGCATCCACCCGCCTCCTGCTCGACGGCGACGTCGCCGGCGGCATCAACGCGGCACGCCCCGATTCGCGCATCGACATGTGCGTGGGCATCGGCGGCACCCCCGAGGGCATCATCACGGCGTGCGCGATCAAGGCGCTCGGCGGCGTGCTCCTCTCCCGCCTCGCGCCCAAGGACGAGGCCGAGCGGCAGCGCGCGATCGACGCGGGCCACGACCTCGACCGGATCCTCGACCAGGACGACCTCGTCACGGGCGACAACGCCTACTTCGTCGCCACCGGCGTCACCGACGGCGCCCTCGTCGCGGGCGTCACCCGGCACCGCGGCATGATCCGCACCTCGAGCATCGTCCTCCGCTCGCACTCGGGCACCATCCGCCGCGTGGAGGCCGACCACCTGGTCTCCAAGTGGTACAGCCCCGCCAGCTGA
- a CDS encoding carbohydrate ABC transporter permease, translating into MAVTDRTPDAASTPAPAATTGDPRLAAALTPLPSRDPLPRRTDPDRSRRIRSRVGRALITVLLVGFALLFLYPFAWLLAASLKPRGEVFDNSLWPRTFTPQNYVEVWEQLPLLGWMGNSLAIALLSAALVSISSALVAFGFAYFRFPGRRILFGLVLATMMLPGAVTMVPQFLIWKNLGLIGTWIPLFGMNLFGSAFYIFLQRQFFLGLPRELFEAARLDGASYFGMFRRIALPLSIPSFVIIFIFEFQASWNNLQASLIYLNAGSVEGFTVPLGLSYAMTAFSPMNGGQGDYQLVMVAALLVTLPMLVLFAFGQRYFVEGIATQGRKG; encoded by the coding sequence ATGGCCGTCACCGACCGCACGCCCGACGCCGCATCGACGCCCGCGCCCGCCGCCACCACCGGGGATCCGCGCCTCGCCGCCGCCCTCACGCCGCTGCCGTCGCGGGATCCGCTCCCCCGCCGCACGGACCCGGACCGCAGCCGCCGGATCCGCTCCCGCGTGGGCCGCGCCCTCATCACGGTGCTGCTCGTGGGCTTCGCGCTCCTCTTCCTCTACCCGTTCGCGTGGCTGCTCGCCGCGAGCCTCAAGCCGCGCGGCGAGGTCTTCGACAACTCCCTCTGGCCGCGCACGTTCACGCCGCAGAACTACGTCGAGGTGTGGGAGCAGCTCCCGCTCCTCGGCTGGATGGGCAACAGCCTCGCGATCGCGCTGCTGTCCGCGGCGCTCGTGTCGATCTCGAGCGCGCTCGTGGCGTTCGGCTTCGCGTACTTCCGGTTCCCGGGGCGGCGGATCCTGTTCGGCCTGGTGCTCGCGACGATGATGCTGCCGGGCGCCGTGACGATGGTGCCGCAGTTCCTCATCTGGAAGAACCTCGGCCTGATCGGCACGTGGATCCCGCTGTTCGGCATGAACCTGTTCGGCTCGGCCTTCTACATCTTCCTGCAGCGCCAGTTCTTCCTCGGGCTGCCGCGGGAGCTGTTCGAGGCGGCGAGGCTCGACGGCGCCAGCTACTTCGGGATGTTCCGGCGGATCGCGCTGCCGCTGTCGATCCCGTCGTTCGTCATCATCTTCATCTTCGAGTTCCAGGCCAGCTGGAACAACCTGCAGGCGTCGCTCATCTACCTGAACGCCGGCAGCGTCGAGGGCTTCACCGTGCCGCTCGGGCTCTCCTACGCGATGACCGCGTTCAGCCCGATGAACGGCGGGCAGGGCGACTACCAGCTCGTGATGGTGGCGGCGCTGCTCGTCACCCTGCCGATGCTCGTGCTCTTCGCGTTCGGTCAGCGCTACTTCGTGGAGGGCATCGCGACGCAGGGGCGGAAGGGCTGA
- a CDS encoding alpha/beta hydrolase fold domain-containing protein produces MTGTRTRRSLLARIARPVIALVGGQAEFASPARTMGGAHRRVVRPGAFAPPPLLRGVRVTARIRGGWHVYEVAPTGPASRRRALYAHGGGWTHEISPFHWWLVAGLARRTGTTFTVPIYPLVPSATAAEVVERTADLAEALVAEVGPGAVTLMGDSAGGQIALSTAMVLRDRGVPAPRDVVLLSPALDLSFTDPLIARIQPTDPWLAVDGMRAAVESWRGDLPVEDPRVSPMHGSLAGLGRVTVFSGTHDILFADARAFERKAAAVGHPVRIHVEPNLLHVYALMPIPEGARARDAMVDLLLA; encoded by the coding sequence ATGACCGGAACGCGCACCCGCCGCAGCCTGCTGGCCCGCATCGCCCGGCCCGTGATCGCCCTCGTGGGCGGGCAGGCGGAGTTCGCGTCGCCCGCGCGCACGATGGGCGGCGCGCACCGGCGCGTGGTCCGACCGGGCGCGTTCGCGCCGCCGCCGCTGCTCCGCGGGGTGCGCGTGACGGCCCGGATCCGGGGCGGCTGGCACGTGTACGAGGTGGCCCCGACCGGTCCCGCGTCCCGGCGTCGCGCGCTGTACGCGCACGGCGGCGGCTGGACCCACGAGATCAGCCCGTTCCACTGGTGGCTCGTCGCGGGGCTCGCCCGGCGCACGGGCACGACGTTCACCGTGCCCATCTACCCGCTCGTCCCGTCGGCCACGGCGGCCGAGGTCGTCGAGCGCACGGCGGATCTCGCGGAGGCGCTCGTCGCCGAGGTCGGCCCCGGCGCCGTCACGCTCATGGGGGACTCGGCCGGCGGGCAGATCGCGCTGTCGACCGCGATGGTGCTCCGCGACCGCGGCGTGCCCGCGCCGCGCGATGTGGTGCTGCTCTCGCCCGCGCTCGACCTGTCGTTCACGGATCCGCTCATCGCCCGCATCCAGCCGACCGACCCGTGGCTGGCGGTCGACGGCATGCGCGCGGCCGTGGAGTCGTGGCGCGGCGACCTGCCCGTCGAGGACCCGCGGGTGAGCCCGATGCACGGATCGCTCGCGGGCCTCGGCCGCGTGACCGTGTTCTCGGGCACGCACGACATCCTCTTCGCCGACGCGCGCGCCTTCGAGCGGAAGGCCGCCGCGGTCGGGCACCCGGTGCGGATCCACGTGGAGCCGAACCTCCTGCACGTGTACGCGCTCATGCCCATCCCCGAGGGCGCCCGTGCGCGCGATGCGATGGTGGACCTGCTCCTCGCCTGA
- a CDS encoding ABC transporter substrate-binding protein: MTRTHRTLAVVAAAATATLLAGCGSGGTGAADASFTTEATGTLKAWAFDGADDVGEARLAHAADALSGVEIDLDSTAFDAQKFTTRVASGQTPDVVQMDRQFVATYAAQDLILPLDQCYSAHDVDPAERFYESVTNDIRYDDAIWAVPQFFQPPAILLNERVLSAAGVSGDQFDTSEPDQLLDAVGKVYRESGGDPAVLGLDAVPTAQAALWMLGFGGQLVDADGKPTLDDDANLPGLEFLKQLSDAQGGYAKGKSFSDAFDTFGDGNQFVKDQVGAQIDAQWYLNVVAPYRDDIDISAVPFRDSDGEPFAVAGGSAFVIPAGAANKDAACAWMLDLTSQESWEAAGDVRAATVTENGGINTGLFTGSPAADQAIRDAHVVPSGDDGIDQAIATFYDVVAEGRSIGGSPAGQQIQSELQNAVASTLLGDKTPEQALADAQTAAMRAYEQAAR; the protein is encoded by the coding sequence ATGACCAGGACACACAGGACGCTCGCGGTCGTCGCGGCGGCCGCCACGGCGACGCTGCTCGCGGGATGCGGATCCGGAGGCACGGGCGCGGCCGACGCCTCCTTCACCACGGAGGCCACCGGCACCCTGAAGGCCTGGGCCTTCGACGGCGCGGACGACGTGGGCGAGGCCCGCCTCGCGCACGCGGCCGACGCGCTCTCGGGCGTCGAGATCGACCTCGACTCGACCGCGTTCGACGCGCAGAAGTTCACGACCCGCGTCGCGAGCGGCCAGACGCCCGACGTCGTCCAGATGGACCGCCAGTTCGTGGCGACCTACGCGGCGCAGGACCTCATCCTCCCGCTCGACCAGTGCTACTCCGCACACGACGTGGATCCCGCGGAGCGCTTCTACGAGTCCGTCACGAACGACATCCGGTACGACGACGCGATCTGGGCCGTGCCGCAGTTCTTCCAGCCGCCGGCGATCCTCCTCAACGAGCGCGTGCTCTCCGCGGCCGGCGTCTCGGGCGACCAGTTCGACACCTCGGAGCCCGACCAGCTGCTGGACGCGGTCGGCAAGGTCTACCGGGAGTCGGGCGGAGACCCGGCCGTGCTCGGCCTCGACGCCGTGCCCACCGCGCAGGCCGCGCTCTGGATGCTCGGCTTCGGCGGCCAGCTCGTCGACGCCGACGGGAAGCCCACGCTCGACGACGACGCCAACCTGCCCGGCCTCGAGTTCCTGAAGCAGCTGTCCGACGCGCAGGGCGGCTACGCCAAGGGCAAGAGCTTCAGCGACGCGTTCGACACCTTCGGCGACGGGAACCAGTTCGTGAAGGACCAGGTCGGCGCGCAGATCGACGCCCAGTGGTACCTCAACGTGGTCGCGCCTTACCGTGACGACATCGACATCTCGGCCGTGCCCTTCCGCGACAGCGACGGCGAGCCGTTCGCGGTGGCCGGTGGATCCGCGTTCGTGATCCCCGCGGGCGCCGCGAACAAGGACGCCGCGTGCGCGTGGATGCTCGACCTCACCAGCCAGGAGTCGTGGGAGGCCGCGGGCGACGTTCGCGCCGCGACCGTGACGGAGAACGGCGGCATCAACACGGGCCTGTTCACGGGATCCCCGGCCGCCGACCAGGCCATCCGCGACGCCCACGTCGTGCCGAGCGGCGACGACGGCATCGATCAGGCCATCGCGACGTTCTACGACGTGGTGGCGGAGGGCCGGTCGATCGGCGGATCCCCGGCGGGGCAGCAGATCCAGAGCGAGCTGCAGAACGCGGTCGCCTCGACGCTCCTCGGCGACAAGACGCCCGAGCAGGCGCTCGCCGACGCGCAGACCGCGGCCATGCGGGCATACGAGCAGGCGGCGCGCTGA
- a CDS encoding AI-2E family transporter → MSHDVEPSPGQPAPAASAPHAARAAQRGVTPGVLLAAEWSWRLLVIGIAVAAAVWILVAVKEVVIPFLIGLLVCALLEPLVGALRKRRWPAWVAITSTLLGTAVVISGLVLLLITQIRTGIPTLQREAMERFESVRDLLAQPPFNVVPSDYDALLASAGKALENSREALLTGALDAGLGVGHLVTGALLAFFTIVIVLIDGRGIWRFVVSVFPRRARPAIDGAGRAGWGTLSAFTRVQIFVAAGNAVGIGIAAWLLGLPLAVPIAVLVFLASFIPVVGAIVSGAFAVVIALVFVGPLQAVIMLAAVIGVHLLESHVLQPLVMGGAVHVHPLAVVLSVAAGSYVGGVAGALFAVPAVATLNVMVRYIAGGSWKARTPAVES, encoded by the coding sequence ATGTCCCACGACGTCGAGCCCTCGCCGGGCCAGCCCGCGCCCGCCGCCTCCGCCCCGCACGCCGCCCGCGCCGCCCAGCGCGGCGTCACCCCGGGCGTCCTGCTCGCGGCCGAGTGGTCGTGGCGCCTGCTCGTCATCGGCATCGCGGTGGCGGCGGCCGTGTGGATCCTCGTCGCGGTCAAGGAGGTGGTCATCCCCTTCCTCATCGGCCTCCTGGTCTGCGCGCTGCTGGAGCCGCTCGTGGGCGCGCTGCGGAAGCGGCGATGGCCGGCCTGGGTCGCCATCACCTCGACGCTGCTCGGCACCGCGGTCGTCATCTCGGGGCTCGTGCTCCTGCTCATCACGCAGATCCGCACGGGCATCCCCACCCTGCAGCGCGAGGCGATGGAGCGGTTCGAGTCCGTGCGCGACCTGCTCGCGCAGCCGCCGTTCAACGTGGTGCCGTCCGACTACGACGCGCTCCTCGCGTCCGCCGGGAAGGCCCTCGAGAACAGCCGCGAGGCGCTCCTCACCGGCGCGCTCGACGCGGGGCTCGGCGTCGGGCACCTCGTCACGGGCGCGCTGCTCGCCTTCTTCACCATCGTCATCGTGCTCATCGACGGCCGCGGCATCTGGCGCTTCGTCGTGTCCGTCTTCCCCCGCCGCGCGCGCCCCGCCATCGACGGCGCAGGCCGCGCGGGCTGGGGCACGCTCTCCGCCTTCACGCGCGTGCAGATCTTCGTGGCCGCGGGCAACGCAGTCGGCATCGGCATCGCGGCGTGGCTGCTCGGCCTGCCGCTCGCCGTCCCCATCGCGGTCCTCGTGTTCCTCGCGTCCTTCATCCCGGTGGTCGGCGCCATCGTCTCGGGGGCGTTCGCGGTGGTCATCGCGCTGGTGTTCGTGGGGCCGCTGCAGGCCGTCATCATGCTGGCCGCCGTCATCGGCGTGCACCTGCTCGAGTCGCACGTGCTGCAGCCGCTCGTGATGGGCGGGGCCGTGCACGTGCACCCGCTCGCCGTCGTGCTGTCCGTGGCCGCTGGCTCCTACGTCGGCGGGGTCGCCGGCGCCCTGTTCGCGGTGCCCGCCGTCGCGACGCTGAACGTGATGGTGCGGTACATCGCGGGCGGCAGCTGGAAGGCCCGCACCCCCGCCGTAGAATCGTAG
- a CDS encoding DMT family transporter, with the protein MSWIVLIVSGVLEAVWATALGKSAGFTKAGPSIVFGVAVVLSMVGLAYAMREISTGTAYAVWVGIGAALTVTYAIVTGSEPASVVKVLLLLGLVGCVVGLKVVDTGH; encoded by the coding sequence ATGTCGTGGATCGTCCTCATCGTGTCCGGGGTGCTCGAGGCCGTCTGGGCCACCGCCCTCGGGAAGTCCGCCGGGTTCACGAAGGCCGGGCCGTCGATCGTCTTCGGGGTCGCCGTCGTGCTGAGCATGGTCGGCCTCGCCTACGCGATGCGCGAGATCAGCACGGGCACCGCGTACGCCGTGTGGGTCGGAATCGGCGCGGCGCTCACCGTCACCTACGCGATCGTCACCGGATCCGAGCCCGCGAGCGTCGTGAAGGTCCTGCTGCTGCTCGGCCTCGTCGGCTGCGTCGTGGGCCTCAAGGTCGTCGACACCGGGCACTGA